GGTGCTCAACATGGGCTTCATGCGCGGACTGTCCCCGTCGTACATGGCCGCGACGCCGGCGATCAACGACTGGGTGCACTCGGTGGTCTCGAACGACGTCGTCCTGAAGCGGTACGGCTTCACCGTGTTGCGCGAGATCGCGGCGGCCGGGTACCACAACCGGTACTACGAGAACGCGACCGACAAGACGTCGCCGTACCGGAAGATGTTGTCGGCGCTCTGGCGGGAGAGCCCCGTGCCGTCGCTGGAGTCCGGCGAGCGGTTGGCGACGATGGCGTCGCTGCTGCACGTCGACCGGCACGGCGCGTCGGTGGCCGCGGCGCTGGTACGGGCGTCCGGTTTGGCGCCGGCGGACTGGTTGCGCGCGTACGTCGACGCTTATCTGATCCCGTTGCTGCACAGCTTCTACGCGTACGAGCTGGTGTTCATGCCGCACGGCGAGAACCTGATCCTCGTACTGCGGGACGCGATTCCGATCCGGGTGATCATGAAGGACATCGCCGAGGAGATCGCCGTACTTCGTTCTTCGACTCCCGTGCCGGCCGAGGCCGAGCGGGTGCGGGCCGACGTACCGGACGACGAGAAGCTGCTGTCGATCTTCACCGACGTCTTCGACTGCATCTTCCGGTTCCTGTCACCGCTGCTGGATCGGGAGGGGCTGCTGACGCCTGGGGAGTTCTGGACCGTGGTGACCGACGCGATCCGCGACTACCAGTCCGCGACCCCCGAACTGGCGGAAGCCTTCGCGAAGTACGACATCTTCGCGCCGGAGTTCGCCCTCTCCTGCCTGAACAGGCTTCAACTGAAGAACAACCAGCAAATGGTCGACCTGACCGACGTTGCCGGCTCGCTGCAGTTCGTCGGGACTCTGGCCAACCCTCTCGTCACGGGAGCAGCTGACTGACCAGGGTGTCGCCGAGCCAGGTCTCGTAGTCCTGGATCGACCACGCTCGCTCCAGGACCAGCAGGTGGTAGACCTCGGCGGCGGTGCAGGCGAGGAAGATGTCGAGCGCGCGGCCCTGCGGTTGGGTGAGGTCGCCTTCGAAGGACTCGAGGTACAGCTTGAGTTCGTGCTCGCGAGCGGCCCAGACGCTCTGCAGCTCGGCAGCCATCCGCGGGTCCGCTCGCGCGGCCTCCTGGTAGATCTGGATCACGTCGATGCCGGTCACGAACTGGCGGGTCTGCCAGTGCGCGGCCGCCCGCAATCGCTCGGCAGGGTCGGTCAGGGCGAGTGACTCCTGGGCGAGTCGCCGGGTGTCCGCCTCAGCGATCCAGATCCGCGCGATCTCGCGCAGGACGGCCGGCTTGTTCCCGAACGCCGAGTAGATCGTCTGCACCGGGATCTGCGCCGCGTCGGAGATCGCCGCGATCGTGGTGGCGACGTACCCCTGCTGCCGGAACAGCTCGCGCGCGGCCCGCGCCACCTGCTCTTTCGTCGCCTGCGCCTGCCGGGCACGGTGTGAGTCCTTGACAGTCACACCGTCAGGCTATCACTCTGTTCATCAGAGTCTAACTCTTATGAACAGACGGGGGATCTGATGACAATCACGCCTGGTCGATCGCTGGACCTGTACGCCGACCCGGCGTGCCCGTGGAGCTGGCTGGCGGTGCGCTGGCTGACCGCTGTGGCACCGGAGCGGGGGCTGCGGCTGACCTTCCGGTCGTACAGCCTCTGGATGCGCGACGGCGACCGGCAACTGGACGAGGTGCCCGAGTTCGTCCGGATGATCGCCGTTGCCGCCAGCAAGCAATCGCTGCGGCTACTGCGCGTCTTCGAGGCACTCCGGGCGGGCGATCAGGAGCACGCGATCGAGCGGCTGTACCTGGCCTGGGGCAACCGCGTGTTCGTCCCGGGACCGCCACAGGCGCCGTCGAACGACACGTTGGAAGGCGCTGTGGCGACAGCCGGGCTGGAGGGGTCCTGGCTGGAGGCTGCCGACGATCCTCGTTGGGACGCAGCCATCGAGGCGTCCAACGCGGCGTTGTCCGGCGTACCCGTCGTTCCCACCCTGATCGAGGGCGGGCGGGTCGTCTTCCACGGCGCCGTACTCGCGGCTCCTGTGACACAGGGCCTCGAACTCTGGGACGCGCTGGACGTTCTGGCGACCGAACCGTCGTTCGTCGCCCTCACGTCCCCACGACCGCCGTTCCCTTCCTTCGCGCCTGTGGATAACCCGCGCGGCGCCGGCGAGAATTCGGTCACTCTGGTGCGGTGATCAC
This Kribbella sp. NBC_00482 DNA region includes the following protein-coding sequences:
- a CDS encoding mycothiol-dependent nitroreductase Rv2466c family protein; the protein is MTITPGRSLDLYADPACPWSWLAVRWLTAVAPERGLRLTFRSYSLWMRDGDRQLDEVPEFVRMIAVAASKQSLRLLRVFEALRAGDQEHAIERLYLAWGNRVFVPGPPQAPSNDTLEGAVATAGLEGSWLEAADDPRWDAAIEASNAALSGVPVVPTLIEGGRVVFHGAVLAAPVTQGLELWDALDVLATEPSFVALTSPRPPFPSFAPVDNPRGAGENSVTLVR
- a CDS encoding TetR/AcrR family transcriptional regulator, which produces MTVKDSHRARQAQATKEQVARAARELFRQQGYVATTIAAISDAAQIPVQTIYSAFGNKPAVLREIARIWIAEADTRRLAQESLALTDPAERLRAAAHWQTRQFVTGIDVIQIYQEAARADPRMAAELQSVWAAREHELKLYLESFEGDLTQPQGRALDIFLACTAAEVYHLLVLERAWSIQDYETWLGDTLVSQLLP
- a CDS encoding IucA/IucC family protein, producing the protein MNHWTVVNQALVRKALSEFTHERILEPVAVGNRYAVGRYSFSAQHYPLNHWDVSDVVRDDRAPVDALEFITEFHEQLGIGREMLPVYLEEISSTLASAAYKLSKPDLTAADLVTADFQTIEAGMTEGHPCFVANNGRLGFGLADYLAYAPETGAGVQLTWIATRRDRTTVSCSSSLAFDELMRSELGDDVLARFAAVADPAEYVYLPVHPWQWDNKTSITFAADVAQGHIIHLGSTDDVYQPQQSIRTFFNRSEPSRCYVKTALSVLNMGFMRGLSPSYMAATPAINDWVHSVVSNDVVLKRYGFTVLREIAAAGYHNRYYENATDKTSPYRKMLSALWRESPVPSLESGERLATMASLLHVDRHGASVAAALVRASGLAPADWLRAYVDAYLIPLLHSFYAYELVFMPHGENLILVLRDAIPIRVIMKDIAEEIAVLRSSTPVPAEAERVRADVPDDEKLLSIFTDVFDCIFRFLSPLLDREGLLTPGEFWTVVTDAIRDYQSATPELAEAFAKYDIFAPEFALSCLNRLQLKNNQQMVDLTDVAGSLQFVGTLANPLVTGAAD